In the Oryza glaberrima chromosome 6, OglaRS2, whole genome shotgun sequence genome, one interval contains:
- the LOC127775792 gene encoding uncharacterized protein LOC127775792: protein MAAQRPCNGGSWPDLPSELLGLVLLRLPSHGDRVRLRAVCRPWRSSARLERKLLPPPLPWIFLPDGAFLTLPDGAAHRRLAIPGDVAHLVPTGSGLLLAHNDGMFSLMNPSSSATTPLPDLAAVFHGEIKCKYPDTAFQLGQRRITPIIKAVVSEHFIAFYFNSSKVIITSGQPHTVVKWSPPDSSYILDIALFQGKLYCLTFDIENCQEELYILEVGDEEPMVSDVKCIHSTPRDVGDEDEAWFNPHSTDRYTFHRYLVADGDRLLMVARWINLNLPPMLPRDSSIKRTRRFDVFEAVDLSSEHGRWIKVDTLMGHSLFVSESCSESLTAGAEEDCIYFMNDGITNRIPKDPLSDSGVYNMRDGMVAPLMPETAVTEHLAAHDGPWFSTWLFPTET, encoded by the coding sequence ATGGCCGCACAGCGACCATGCAATGGTGGCTCGTGGCCGGATCTCCCGTCGGAGCTCCTGGGCCTCGTGCTCCTCCGCCTGCCGTCCCACGGCGaccgcgtccgcctccgcgccgtctGCCGCCCTTGGCGCTCCAGCGCGCGGCTGGAGCGGAAgcttctgccgccgccgctcccgtggATCTTCCTCCCGGACGGCGCCTTCCTCACCCTCCCCGACGGCGCAGCCCACCGCCGCTTGGCCATCCCCGGCGATGTCGCGCACCTTGTGCCCACAGGgagcggcctcctcctcgcgcaCAACGACGGCATGTTCTCCCTGATGAACccgtcctcctcggcgacgaccCCTCTCCCCGACCTCGCCGCGGTCTTTCATGGCGAGATCAAGTGCAAATACCCTGACACCGCATTCCAACTGGGTCAACGGAGAATCACCCCGATCATCAAGGCGGTGGTGTCTGAACACTTCATTGCTTTCTATTTCAACAGCTCGAAGGTCATCATCACTTCTGGACAGCCGCATACAGTGGTGAAGTGGAGTCCTCCTGATTCTAGCTACATCCTCGACATTGCGCTCTTCCAAGGGAAGCTCTACTGCCTAACATTTGATATAGAGAATTGTCAGGAGGAGCTCTACATCCTTGAAGTCGGCGATGAGGAGCCCATGGTGTCTGATGTCAAATGCATACACAGCACTCCTAGAGATGTGGGCGATGAAGACGAAGCATGGTTCAACCCTCACTCCACCGACAGGTACACGTTCCATCGATATCTAGTCGCGGATGGCGATCGGTTGCTCATGGTGGCACGGTGGATTAATCTTAATCTGCCGCCCATGCTGCCGAGAGATAGCAGCATCAAGCGGACTCGCCGATTTGATGTCTTTGAGGCGGTGGACCTGAGCAGCGAACATGGACGATGGATAAAAGTTGATACACTGATGGGGCACTCTCTCTTTGTTAGCGAGAGCTGCTCCGAGTCACTCACTGCCGGAGCTGAAGAAGACTGTATCTACTTCATGAATGATGGCATCACGAATAGGATTCCTAAGGATCCTCTTTCGGACTCTGGCGTGTACAACATGAGAGATGGGATGGTTGCGCCATTGATGCCAGAGACTGCAGTGACAGAGCATCTTGCTGCACATGACGGTCCATGGTTTTCGACTTGGCTTTTTCCAACAGAAACTTAA
- the LOC127777699 gene encoding uncharacterized protein LOC127777699: MHLSPQLGETMPSKKRKVELHADDQPPPTQAIMATPEPCSGRPWPDLPSELLGLVLLRLPSHADRVRLRAVCRPWRSSARVELDLLPPPLPWLLLRGGAFITLPDGAAHRLPAVPSDATHLASTGSGLLIVHGDGMLSLMNPSSLATTPLAALAAVLPKFIRYKYLAADRQRLVPLINKAVVSDNFTALLIGNRTWKDIVTIGFSPPLSHFPSSIVDIASFQGKLYYLTSDVRKRQEELYIFGVDNAKQIGIRCISSTLKDIGEESWFDPCSTERYVTEQYLVASNDRLLMVRRWINLPLIYPSDSGIVKRTRRFEVFEAADLSSGCGRWIKVDTLMGHALFVSKGCSKSLSAGAEEDCIYFMHEDIKNGKPEDPFLDSGVYNMRDGTVAPLLTETVVAEPLAVHGGPWCPTWLFPSET; encoded by the coding sequence ATGCACCTGTCCCCACAACTCGGCGAGACTATGCCCTCGAAGAAACGGAAGGTAGAGCTCCACGCCGACGATCAGCCTCCGCCAACCCAGGCAATAATGGCCACACCAGAGCCCTGCAGTGGACGCCCATGGCCGGACCTCCCGTCGGAGCTCCTGGGCCTCGTGCTCCTCCGCCTGCCGTCCCACGCCGaccgcgtccgcctccgcgccgtctGCCGCCCATGGCGCTCCAGCGCGCGGGTGGAGCTGGAtcttcttccgccgccgctcccgtggctcctcctccgcggcggcgccttCATCACCCTCCCCGACGGCGCGGCCCACCGCTTGCCCGCCGTCCCAAGCGATGCCACGCACCTCGCTTCCACGGGAAGCGGCCTCCTCATCGTGCACGGGGACGGCATGCTCTCCCTGATGAACCCGTCCTCCTTGGCAACGACCcctctcgccgccctcgccgccgtgctccctAAATTCATCAGGTACAAATACCTCGCCGCCGATAGGCAACGACTTGTCCCGCTGATCAACAAGGCGGTGGTGTCTGATAACTTCACCGCTTTGCTGATCGGAAACCGCACTTGGAAGGACATTGTCACTATTGGATTTTCACCTCCACTTTCACATTTCCCTAGCTCCATCGTCGACATTGCATCCTTCCAAGGGAAGCTCTACTACCTAACATCTGACGTAAGGAAACGTCAGGAGGAGCTCTATATCTTTGGAGTCGATAATGCTAAGCAGATTGGCATAAGATGCATAAGCAGCACCCTGAAAGATATAGGCGAGGAATCATGGTTTGACCCTTGCTCCACCGAAAGGTATGTGACGGAGCAGTATCTCGTCGCGTCCAACGATCGGCTGCTCATGGTGCGACGGTGGATCAATCTTCCACTAATATATCCAAGCGACAGTGGCATTGTTAAGCGAACACGGCGGTTCGAAGTCTTTGAAGCCGCAGACCTGAGCAGTGGCTGTGGAAGGTGGATCAAGGTGGATACACTGATGGGGCATGCTCTCTTTGTTAGCAAGGGCTGCTCCAAGTCTCTCAGTGCTGGAGCTGAAGAAGACTGCATCTACTTCATGCATGAGGACATCAAGAATGGGAAGCCTGAAGATCCCTTTTTGGACTCTGGCGTGTACAACATGAGAGACGGGACAGTGGCGCCATTGTTGACGGAGACTGTAGTGGCGGAGCCTCTTGCAGTACACGGCGGTCCATGGTGTCCAACTTGGCTTTTCCCCTCTGAAACTTGA